In the genome of Quercus robur chromosome 3, dhQueRobu3.1, whole genome shotgun sequence, one region contains:
- the LOC126719196 gene encoding uncharacterized protein LOC126719196: MSILSWNCQGLGNLRTVKTLKRAMQQKDPICVFLMETKLTTEQLYDMKQEWVYNQGLIVSSTSLSGGHALLWKPGTQVHVQNFSRWFIDAHIICDNTGTKWRITGFYGHLETCKREETWTLLESLRHSTDLPWLCIGDYNEIVSRTEKSGDSLCPTRQMDRFRSVVHTSGFIDLGFVGPPYTWSRNHPVKGRTHIRLDRALATTSWKTLFPNATVHHISMSTNDHSMLAVHLQPHRHLPQHRTQCPFHFEAMWLRDPQFAEVV, translated from the coding sequence ATGAGTATTTTAAGTTGGAACTGTcaggggcttgggaacctccgaacagtcaaaactcttaaGAGAGCAATGCAGCAAAAAGATCCCATTTGTGTCTTCCTGATGGAGACAAAGCTCACCACAGAGCAACTATACGACATGAAGCAAGAATGGGTTTACAACCAAGGTCTCATAGTCTCAAGTACTAGCCTCAGTGGAGGTCATGCTCTTTTATGGAAACCCGGAACTCAGGTACACGTCCAAAATTTCTCCCGATGGTTTATTGATGCCCATATAATTTGTGACAATACAGGTACAAAGTGGAGAATTACCGGTTTTTACGGCCACCTCGAAACATGCAAACGTGAGGAAACGTGGACTTTGCTTGAATCTTTGCGGCACTCCACCGACCTTCCCTGGCTTTGCATTGGCGATTATAATGAAATTGTCAGTCGCACGGAAAAGAGTGGCGACTCCTTATGCCCTACCAGACAGATGGACCGTTTTCGCTCTGTCGTTCATACAAGTGGCTTCATTGACTTAGGATTTGTTGGCCCTCCATATACCTGGTCTCGGAATCACCCTGTTAAAGGTCGAACCCACATTCGCCTTGACCGGGCATTAGCCACAACTTCATGGAAAACTCTCTTCCCGAATGCCACCGTCCACCATATCTCCATGTCCACCAATGACCACTCCATGTTGGCAGTACACTTGCAACCCCACAGACACCTCCCACAACATCGAACCCAATGTCCATTCCACTTTGAGGCAATGTGGCTAAGGGATCCTCAGTTTGCTGAAGTCGTCTAG
- the LOC126719197 gene encoding uncharacterized protein At4g02000-like, which yields MDDLAGKWARLSLNTQESQTVPLAPTTEDNTRILIAKLFTKRQVNIEALSRTLRSMWRSIQEFEIRDLGSNTVLLLFSDEADTLKILAQQPWSFDKYHIGLYKPMEHESVEAATFDYATFWIQLHNLPITCTNKANAKAIERTLGRVEQVDTSLSGECRGKYIRVHVTLDIRQPLPRGRFVDMGNSESLWSSVQYEKMPIFCYWCGLLNHDEKDCKVWLDSNGTSNKDDQQYGPWLRANTTNIQQPQVVNSRTSYTPPPPSNLYPTPSPQTKPLPSSTITAVPSQQTPSSIPPENHATPSSIPPVNHATPQKSMPTNTKILSGPDLFLAHITNIVHALNSSPNQNSMTPTTQLA from the coding sequence ATGGACGACCTGGCTGGCAAGTGGGCCCGTTTGTCGctcaacacacaagagagtcaaacGGTCCCACTAGCACCAACCACAGAAGACAACACCAGAATTCTTATTGCAAAACTCTTCACCAAGCGCCAAGTCAACATCGAGGCACTATCAAGAACACTTAGAAGCATGTGGCGTTCTATCCAGGAGTTCGAGATCCGTGACCTTGGATCCAACACGGTTTTACTCCTCTTCTCTGATGAGGCCGATACTCTCAAGATCCTGGCGCAGCAACCATGGTCTTTTGACAAGTACCATATTGGTCTCTATAAGCCTATGGAGCATGAATCAGTGGAAGCCGCCACCTTTGACTATGCTACATTCTGGATCCAACTACACAACCTACCCATCACATGCACGAACAAAGCCAACGCAAAGGCCATCGAACGAACCTTGGGTAGAGTTGAACAGGTTGATACCTCTCTGAGTGGCGAATGCCGAGGAAAATATATCAGAGTTCATGTCACTCTCGATATACGCCAGCCCCTCCCACGTGGCCGTTTTGTGGACATGGGAAACTCTGAATCTCTGTGGAGTTCAGTCCAATATGAAAAGATGCCGATTTTTTGCTACTGGTGTGGCTTATTAAACCACGACGAGAAGGACTGTAAAGTCTGGCTTGATAGTAACGGCACCTCGAATAAGGATGATCAGCAATACGGTCCTTGGTTGAGGGCCAACACCACCAACATACAACAACCTCAGGTAGTGAATAGTAGAACCTCCTACACCCCACCGCCTCCTTCAAACCTCTACCCTACACCCTCACCACAAACAAAACCGTTACCTTCGTCAACCATAACGGCTGTCCCATCGCAACAAACACCATCATCAATACCACCCGAGAATCATGCTACACCATCATCAATACCACCCGTGAATCATGCTACACCCCAAAAATCGATGCCTACAAATACGAAAATATTATCTGGCCCTGATCTTTTCCTTGCACACATCACGAACATTGTCCATGCATTAAACTCCTCTCCAAATCAAAACTCCATGACCCCAACAACACAGCTGGCATAA